One Coprobacter fastidiosus genomic window, AAAACAGATTGACAAATATGCTTTCAGGAAAAGAATCACTAAATCTTAGAGAAGCAATCTATTGTGTAGAAAACGCATGGTTTAACGACAAACTGAATAAAAAATTGTTTTACAAACAAATCGAACGATATGCGGATTTTTGTCGAGCTGTCAGCAATTCCGGACGGATAATCTATTCCGGAAACGATGTATCTTCAGTAAACGCCCAAGCTGCCGTATTCGCCTTTATGACCGATACCATACCCATACAAATGGGAGACTCTGTTTACTATCATCTCCCTTTCGGATATAATGCCGATGACTTTGCCGGAGAAAAAAACTGGAGCAACATGTTTGTCTCCACACTTATGGCAACCGGTAAAGGTAACTGTCATTCGATGCCTCTACTTTATAAACTTATTATGGACGAACTGGGAGAAAAATGCTGGTTAGCATTAGCCCCCAATCACATGTATATAAAAGCAAAAACGCAACACATCGGTTGGTACAATATTGAATTGACAACCGGGGATTTTCCTACCGATGCTTGGTTGATGGCGTCGGGGTATATTCATCTCGATGCAGTACGTAACGGGATTTACACCGATACGCTATCTTTAAAACAGTCCGTGGCACTGTGTTTGACCGACTTGGCTCAAGGGTATATGCGCAAATATGGAATCGGAAACAGAAAATTCATCGAAGATTGCTGCAATACGACTCTCAAACATTATCCTAACTATATAAATGCACTATTGATAAAAGCGGAATTATTGACAAAGCAATACCGACATCTGGACAATAAAGAGTGTGAAGAGGCTAAAAAGCTAAAAGAAAAAATGGACGATGCTTATGCACATATCCACCGCTTAGGTTATAGGAAAATGCCCGAAGAGATGTATCGCAAATGGTTAAAATCAATAAAAACAAATATCAAAACCCCTTTTGAAAACTTTTAAAGAAATTATCTGAACCTATCAGGCATACATTTACTTTGCGGAGGGAGGGGGATTCGAACCCCCGATACGCTTTTGGCGTATACACGCTTTCCAGGCGTGCCTCTTCAACCACTCGAGCATCACTCCAAGATTCTGCGAATCTTCATTTGCGGTGCAAAGATACTCTTTTTTCTGATTTTACAGACGATTTGTCACAAAGATTCAAACCGCATTTTATCGATTTATGTTTTTTAACGATTGATTCACCACTACAATTTAAACAGAATTTCAGCATTCCGGGAAGTCCGCTCCTCAACTTCTTGATTAGAAAGACCCAATATTTCCGCAATCTTCTCTGCGGTTTTTACGATATAAGAAGGTTCGTTACGTTTCCCGCGAAACGGTACAGGAGCTAAATAAGGTGCATCCGTCTCCAGTAAAACCCGATCGACTCCTATCTCCCTTATCATTTCATCAAGACGGGCATTTTTAAAAGTCACCACACCATTGATACCGAAATAAAAATCTCCCAATTCCCGAATTATCTTTACTTGATCGGGAGTCCCGCCAAAACTGTGAAAAACACCGGTCAACGATAACGACGAAAGAGATTTTAATGCCGCAACAGTTTCGTCAAAAGCATCCCGACAATGGATTATCACAGGTATTTTCTTATTGCAAGACCAACGTACTTGTGAAGTAAAGGCATCGATCTGTTCCCTTAAAAATGTCTTGTCCCAATACAAGTCCATACCGATTTCACCCACAGCGCAATATTCTCCCCGGTCCAACTCAGCTTCAATACACGACAAATCCCGTTTATAATCTTGATTTATCGAAGTCGGGTGTAATCCCATGGTTCCTTTACATAATGAAGAATAATCGTTCAATGTTTGTCGCAATGCACCGACAGTTTCCACATCAACATTCGGTAAAATCATACGAGTAATTCCCGACTTCTCCGCTCTATCGATTACAGCCCTCCGGTCCTCATCAAATTCCTGAAGATATATATGAGTATGCGTATCTATCATAATCCTAATTTTCTCTCTCCATAAGTACCGCAGAAAGTTCCAACAATGGCTCTATGTATTCAGGTTCTACATTTATTTCTTTCAATAGGTCCGTACCTTTTTTATAATACTCCCACATCTTGTTTTCACACAGTTCTTTTATTCCTACACGGGTATAAATGTCCGTTACACAACGAATTTTCTCATCTGCGTCATACTCTTTTGCACCCATCCATGACAGAAGGTCCTCTTTGTCTTTACCTTCAGCCAATCTCAATGCATTAATCAACATATATGTTTTTTTATTATTGAGAATATCGCCACCTATTTTCTTCCCGAACACAGCAGGATCTCCGTACACATCCAAATAATCGTCTTTCAACTGAAATGCCAATCCGATATTCTCACCGAACCGATACAAACGGTCGGCATCAGAGGGATGAGCTTCGGCTATTACTGCGCCTATTTTAAGCGCTCCGCCTAACAAAACGGCAGTTTTAAGCCGTATCATCTCTAAATACTCTTCTTCCGAAACGTCATCCCGACTTTCAAACTCCATATCATATTGTTGCCCCTCACAAATTTCCAAAGCTGTTTTTGAAAAAATATCGAGGACTTCTTTTCTACAAAAATCAGGAGCTTCGGACATTTGCATATAAGCCAATATTTGCATGGCATCTCCCGATAATACGGCCGTATTTTCATTCCAAACTTTGTGCACCGCAGGTTTACCCCTCCTCACATCGGCATTATCCATTACATCGTCATGCAACAACGTGAAATTATGAAACATCTCCAACCCTATAGCCGGAGAGATGGCACGGTGATAATCAGTTCCGAACAGTTCACAAGCCATCAACATCAATACCGGACGAATACGCTTTCCCCCCAAAGAAAGTTCATAACGTATCGGTGCATACAGATTATCGGGTTCGGAAGGATACGGAATAGCCGCCAAACCATTATTTACAGCCTTTATATACTTATCAAGGATTTCCATATAGATTTTTTAATTATAAATCACAAAGTTATCAATAAAAATGAAACGCCGAAAATGTAATAAAGGATTACATCACGACAAAAAACAAAAAACGCTTTCTTCGAACAATTCCCCCCGTTGCCACCATAAGACGAAAAACAACATTCTGCCGATACAACAGGAGCAGAAAAGAATAGATATAAATCGAGTATGTTATGACAATTTACGAATAAAGCGGCTCAAAGCATCGACCAATCCTTCCGCCAACGGCAACGAAGGATCTGCATACACTTTCATTTGTTCTTGCGGATTCATGCTGTTACAGACCTTCAGCACATGGTTCATACCATCTATTAACAAGAGCTCGGCACGAGAATCAGCATGCTTTAGCCGTTGAGCATCCTGTACAGATACCTGGATGTCTGTTTGTCCCTGTACAATGAGTTTTGGAATTTCCAACGAAGCTATCAGCTTTTGCGGATCATAGCGATACCAAGAAATCAGGTAAGGCTGAACAGAAGGTCGAAACAAGGTCTGTAAATAAATAGGCACATCGGTCACTTCACGTCCCTCTTTCAATGAGGCATTAATGTCGGCCACCTGCTTTTGTACGGCCTCAGGAGTCATCTGTGCCGCTACTTGCGCCTCTATGATTTCATCGGCCGGACGCCCAGCTCCTGCTAATGAAACATAACCTTTTACTTTAGGATTATTCCGGCAGGCCATCAAACCGATGAGCGCACCTTCACTGTGTCCTATAACAACAACTCCCGTAAAACGTTTGTCAGCAGAAAGGAAATCTATCCACCCCTTCGCATCGGCAATATAATGTTCGAAACGAAGTTCTGATTCCTGTAAACCTGCCGCAGCACTGGATGCTACACCTCGCTTGTCGAAACGCAAAGAAGGAATACCGTTCTCAGCCAAGCCTTCGGCCAGGTATTTCAAAGAATTGTTCTTTATATTTCCCATGGTAGTATTACCGTCCATATCCGTAGGTCCCGACCCCGCTATGAGTAATGCTACAACAGAAAAAGAGGCCTTATCATCAGGCAAAATCAGTCTCCCATATATAGTCCCCGTAGGAGTGTTCAAACTCACAGCCTCTTCCTGCAAAGCAGCATGTAAAGATAAAGCAAACAAAGAAAAGAAGAGAAAAAATATCCGTTTCATAATAATCAGAAATTGATGTTTCCTAAGTAAGTCTCAAAAATACATTTTTTTCATTAGAAAAGATATATCTCGATAAGAGAAAAAAGAACTGTAATACATTTTCTACCATTAAAATCAAATAGATATATACTTCTATCAAAAATTTTCCGTTATTAATATCGAAGAGTATCGAAGCTTTTCAAAAAGAGATTTTCCGAATCCTAAAAAAAACGTATCTTTGAGCCTCGTAACACCATGCAAATGATGAATCGACATATATTCGTTTTGTTTTTGTCTATCTTTTACCTTACGGCTAAAGCGCAAGAAGGGAAGTCGGCCTTCGACTTTCTTAATCTCCCTATATCTTCGCATATCAACGCTTTAGGAGGAAACAATATTTCGATCATCGAAGAAGATGTTTCGGTCATCCAGCACAATCCGGCACTTTTAGGCCCTGAAATGAATCTCCAGCTTAATCTGAATTATATGCGATATGTTGCCGGAATCAATCTGGCAGGAGCGACATTCGCCAAAGCCGCAGGAGAACGGGGAGCATGGGCTGCGGCCATCCAATACGCAGGATACGGATCGATGAAACAAGTCGAAGCAAACGGGGTGATCACTGGGACATTCAGTCCCAAAGACATGTCGATCAGCGGATTTTATGCACACGATATTACCGACCGCTTGAGGGGAGGTATACAAGCAAAATTTCTTTATTCTTCTTATGAACAATATACTTCTCTTGCATTAGCTATCGATTTGGGTATCAATTACTATAACCCGGATAACCAGCTTTCTCTCTCCATAGCTTTTAAAAATCTGGGCGGACAATTAAAG contains:
- a CDS encoding TatD family hydrolase, with amino-acid sequence MIDTHTHIYLQEFDEDRRAVIDRAEKSGITRMILPNVDVETVGALRQTLNDYSSLCKGTMGLHPTSINQDYKRDLSCIEAELDRGEYCAVGEIGMDLYWDKTFLREQIDAFTSQVRWSCNKKIPVIIHCRDAFDETVAALKSLSSLSLTGVFHSFGGTPDQVKIIRELGDFYFGINGVVTFKNARLDEMIREIGVDRVLLETDAPYLAPVPFRGKRNEPSYIVKTAEKIAEILGLSNQEVEERTSRNAEILFKL
- a CDS encoding polyprenyl synthetase family protein, which translates into the protein MEILDKYIKAVNNGLAAIPYPSEPDNLYAPIRYELSLGGKRIRPVLMLMACELFGTDYHRAISPAIGLEMFHNFTLLHDDVMDNADVRRGKPAVHKVWNENTAVLSGDAMQILAYMQMSEAPDFCRKEVLDIFSKTALEICEGQQYDMEFESRDDVSEEEYLEMIRLKTAVLLGGALKIGAVIAEAHPSDADRLYRFGENIGLAFQLKDDYLDVYGDPAVFGKKIGGDILNNKKTYMLINALRLAEGKDKEDLLSWMGAKEYDADEKIRCVTDIYTRVGIKELCENKMWEYYKKGTDLLKEINVEPEYIEPLLELSAVLMEREN
- a CDS encoding alpha/beta hydrolase, whose protein sequence is MKRIFFLFFSLFALSLHAALQEEAVSLNTPTGTIYGRLILPDDKASFSVVALLIAGSGPTDMDGNTTMGNIKNNSLKYLAEGLAENGIPSLRFDKRGVASSAAAGLQESELRFEHYIADAKGWIDFLSADKRFTGVVVIGHSEGALIGLMACRNNPKVKGYVSLAGAGRPADEIIEAQVAAQMTPEAVQKQVADINASLKEGREVTDVPIYLQTLFRPSVQPYLISWYRYDPQKLIASLEIPKLIVQGQTDIQVSVQDAQRLKHADSRAELLLIDGMNHVLKVCNSMNPQEQMKVYADPSLPLAEGLVDALSRFIRKLS
- the porQ gene encoding type IX secretion system protein PorQ, which translates into the protein MMNRHIFVLFLSIFYLTAKAQEGKSAFDFLNLPISSHINALGGNNISIIEEDVSVIQHNPALLGPEMNLQLNLNYMRYVAGINLAGATFAKAAGERGAWAAAIQYAGYGSMKQVEANGVITGTFSPKDMSISGFYAHDITDRLRGGIQAKFLYSSYEQYTSLALAIDLGINYYNPDNQLSLSIAFKNLGGQLKKYNENRDKMPWDIQLGLSKTLDHAPFRFSITAQHLSRWKLPYTAPTTGEYNSSEDEIKEKGNFATDLFRHLVFGIDYIPSRNLYIALGYNYKYRSDMQTYGRNFLSGFTVGAGIKVKMFGIGASLAQQHVGGTTFMFNLTTNISQFIQH